A single genomic interval of Alistipes provencensis harbors:
- a CDS encoding glycosyl hydrolase 115 family protein: MKKLLILLLSLCGIAASAQPEITSRPQGASDFALFADGRACGVFVDAADHEAVKTVAELFAGDIGRVTGTAAAVSVSEPAGRNVVVIGTLGRNRFIDELVRQGRLDVSAIRGGWEQYVLKVVDNPVRGVRRALVIAGCDRRGAAYGAFALSEAMGVSPLYWWADVPVERRTALWLTTREYVSKAPSVKYRGIFINDEGWGITPWAAKTSDPELGDIGPKTYARVCELILRMKGNMLAPAMHPGSGAFNKYPENKEVADRYGIVMTSSHCEPLLFNNVTEWDRETMGEWNYITNKEGINRVLDKRISENGRYENFYTLAMRGIHDAGLVGVTKEREVSLMEEVLSDQRAILSKHIDRNIDSIPQLFVPYKEVMDIYERGLRVPDHVTLVWPDDNFGYLKRLSNKEEQLRHGGSGVYYHISYCGEPHDYLWLNTTPPTLIYEEMRKAYDTGAGRYWLLNVGDIKPGELGMKFFLDMAWDIDRFDFDSAHAFPAEYLASVFGARYRAELADIMDNYYLLGFQHKPEAMGWGYEWNNHHDRERVVDTDFSFVNYNEAERRMAAYDRIAAKSERLLNALPEAFRAAYFELVHYPVKGSALMNGKMLTAQQNRWYARQGRAATNLLAQRAQAYHDSLACYTEKYNSLLDGKWNHMMSVSPGWTATYQEMPPVERLEVPAGADMQIFVPGDDCTYGVSSVKVLPCVNPYTKRGNFIELYNRGGGEFEWTAMPSDEWIRLDRTAGRTALQERIAVAIDWTKVPVGDLVGEVEIVSGNRRETVFVPVFNPASPAVEELRGLYVEENGCVSINAGRFHRKRENDDIRIRTVKGLGYENDCVQLGEAVAPTQNMWFTDRAPAAEYDFYTFNAGRVTVYAYALPLFPVDSKRDTRYGVMIDDGMVQWMTTDAKEYSSQWRLNVFRNSAVSAFSFNIDKPGRHTLRLICADPGVIVQKVVIDFGGMKRSYLGPDVTYVK; encoded by the coding sequence ATGAAGAAACTACTGATATTGCTCTTATCGCTTTGCGGCATCGCCGCCTCGGCGCAGCCGGAGATAACCTCCCGGCCGCAGGGCGCTTCGGACTTCGCGTTGTTCGCCGACGGCCGTGCCTGCGGTGTGTTCGTCGATGCGGCCGATCACGAGGCTGTGAAGACCGTTGCGGAGCTCTTCGCCGGGGACATCGGACGGGTGACGGGCACGGCCGCCGCCGTCTCCGTGTCGGAACCCGCGGGGCGGAACGTCGTCGTGATCGGTACGCTGGGGCGCAACCGCTTCATCGACGAACTCGTGCGGCAGGGACGGCTGGACGTTTCGGCCATCCGCGGCGGCTGGGAGCAATATGTATTGAAGGTCGTGGACAATCCCGTGCGGGGAGTCCGCCGGGCGCTCGTCATCGCCGGATGCGACCGCCGGGGTGCGGCCTACGGCGCTTTCGCGCTCTCCGAGGCCATGGGTGTCTCGCCGCTCTACTGGTGGGCGGACGTACCTGTGGAGCGGCGCACGGCCCTTTGGCTGACCACCCGTGAATATGTTTCGAAAGCCCCTTCGGTGAAATACCGGGGCATCTTTATCAACGACGAGGGGTGGGGAATCACCCCTTGGGCGGCGAAGACCTCCGATCCGGAGTTGGGTGATATCGGTCCCAAGACCTATGCCCGGGTTTGCGAACTGATCCTGCGGATGAAGGGCAACATGCTGGCCCCGGCCATGCATCCGGGCTCGGGGGCGTTCAACAAATACCCGGAGAACAAGGAGGTGGCCGACCGTTACGGGATCGTCATGACCTCCTCGCACTGCGAGCCTCTGCTGTTCAACAACGTGACCGAATGGGACCGGGAGACGATGGGCGAGTGGAACTACATCACCAACAAGGAGGGGATCAACCGCGTGCTGGACAAGCGCATCTCCGAAAACGGCCGTTACGAGAATTTCTACACGCTGGCCATGCGCGGCATCCACGATGCGGGGCTGGTCGGGGTCACCAAAGAGCGCGAAGTGAGCCTGATGGAAGAGGTCCTCAGCGACCAGCGGGCCATCCTGAGCAAACATATCGACCGTAACATCGACTCCATTCCCCAACTCTTCGTCCCCTACAAGGAGGTGATGGACATTTACGAGCGGGGACTGCGGGTTCCCGACCACGTCACGCTGGTCTGGCCCGACGATAATTTCGGCTACCTGAAACGCCTGAGCAACAAAGAAGAGCAGTTGCGTCACGGCGGTTCGGGCGTCTATTACCACATCTCCTACTGCGGGGAGCCGCACGACTACCTGTGGCTCAACACCACGCCGCCGACGCTGATCTATGAGGAGATGCGCAAGGCCTACGACACGGGTGCCGGCCGCTATTGGCTGCTTAACGTCGGCGATATCAAGCCCGGGGAGCTGGGCATGAAGTTCTTCCTCGACATGGCGTGGGATATCGACCGCTTCGATTTCGACAGCGCCCATGCTTTCCCGGCGGAGTATCTCGCTTCGGTCTTCGGAGCCCGTTATCGCGCCGAGCTGGCCGACATCATGGACAACTATTATCTGCTGGGTTTTCAGCATAAGCCCGAAGCGATGGGGTGGGGCTACGAGTGGAACAACCACCACGACCGCGAACGGGTCGTCGACACCGATTTTTCTTTTGTCAACTACAACGAGGCGGAGCGCCGCATGGCGGCCTACGACCGCATCGCTGCGAAGAGCGAACGGTTGTTGAATGCATTGCCGGAGGCTTTCCGGGCGGCCTATTTCGAATTGGTCCACTATCCGGTGAAAGGATCGGCGCTGATGAACGGGAAGATGCTGACGGCGCAGCAGAACCGCTGGTACGCCCGACAGGGACGTGCCGCTACCAACCTGCTGGCCCAAAGGGCGCAGGCTTACCACGACAGTCTCGCCTGCTATACCGAGAAATACAACTCCCTGCTGGACGGGAAATGGAACCACATGATGTCCGTTTCTCCGGGCTGGACTGCGACCTATCAGGAGATGCCGCCCGTGGAGCGGCTGGAGGTCCCGGCCGGGGCCGACATGCAGATCTTCGTGCCGGGCGACGACTGCACCTACGGGGTGTCGTCGGTGAAGGTGCTGCCCTGCGTGAATCCCTATACGAAGCGCGGGAATTTCATCGAACTTTACAACCGCGGCGGCGGGGAGTTCGAGTGGACGGCGATGCCGTCGGACGAGTGGATACGGTTGGACCGCACCGCCGGACGGACAGCCCTGCAGGAGCGGATCGCCGTTGCTATAGACTGGACGAAGGTGCCTGTCGGGGACCTCGTGGGTGAGGTCGAGATCGTGTCGGGCAACCGGCGGGAGACGGTCTTCGTGCCGGTATTCAATCCCGCATCGCCTGCTGTGGAGGAACTGCGCGGACTCTATGTCGAGGAGAACGGCTGCGTGTCGATCAACGCCGGACGCTTCCACCGCAAAAGGGAGAACGACGATATCCGTATCCGCACGGTAAAGGGGCTGGGCTATGAGAACGACTGCGTGCAGTTGGGTGAGGCCGTTGCGCCGACGCAGAACATGTGGTTCACCGACCGCGCTCCCGCAGCGGAATACGATTTCTACACGTTCAACGCCGGACGGGTGACGGTCTATGCCTATGCCCTGCCGCTGTTCCCCGTCGATTCGAAGCGCGACACCCGCTACGGGGTGATGATCGACGACGGCATGGTGCAGTGGATGACCACCGACGCCAAAGAGTATTCCAGCCAGTGGCGGCTGAACGTCTTCCGGAACAGCGCCGTCAGTGCGTTCAGTTTCAATATCGACAAACCGGGCCGGCATACGCTCCGGCTGATCTGCGCCGATCCGGGTGTGATTGTCCAGAAGGTGGTGATCGATTTCGGCGGCATGAAGCGCTCCTACTTGGGACCTGATGTGACTTATGTGAAATGA
- a CDS encoding MFS transporter encodes MNLKTERNRYLFPMIVMSILFFMVGFITTMNNSLIDFLASSKWMLSFSEKQLVNTAFFGAYLFSVPLSCLLNRLGYKASAVLSLVVVGAGFVLVYPAVMLGYPAFLASMFVVALGVALLQIVLNPYVLALGDPAGAASRLNLVGFFNSAATVVAPLFVAVLISAEAVGGDAPAELRADPTNVQIPFLVIAAIALALSFVLYFLRLPEIREQAGDGPVTGSPYKCPHLLYGAVAIFVYMGVEVGIPSFLPDRMRALGIDSISFLGTEWRGAGVLAIYWGGLMVGRLFGAVILRRVKVRTAMVFCSLMAMTLLGVSLSIGGALSIVLMLLCGFFNSIMWGSIFNLASEDLGEHTKRASGIICTFAIGGAVLPPLMGALQQSFGERALTVGTSAALCCLLLFYLYIILFAVRLSAIRRR; translated from the coding sequence ATGAACCTCAAAACCGAAAGAAACCGCTACCTTTTCCCGATGATCGTGATGTCCATCCTGTTCTTCATGGTGGGATTCATCACGACGATGAATAATTCGCTCATCGACTTCCTCGCTTCGAGTAAGTGGATGCTCTCCTTTTCGGAGAAACAACTGGTGAACACTGCCTTTTTCGGGGCCTATCTGTTTTCCGTGCCGCTGTCCTGCCTGCTGAACCGGCTGGGCTACAAGGCTTCCGCCGTGCTGTCGCTGGTCGTCGTGGGCGCGGGCTTCGTGCTCGTCTATCCCGCTGTCATGCTGGGTTACCCGGCGTTTCTGGCCTCGATGTTCGTCGTGGCGCTGGGCGTCGCCCTGCTGCAGATCGTGCTGAACCCCTATGTGCTGGCGTTGGGCGATCCCGCCGGGGCGGCCAGCCGGCTCAATCTGGTGGGCTTCTTCAACTCCGCGGCCACGGTGGTGGCTCCGCTGTTCGTCGCCGTGCTGATCTCCGCAGAGGCGGTTGGCGGGGATGCTCCGGCCGAGCTTCGGGCCGACCCGACCAATGTGCAGATTCCGTTTCTGGTCATCGCGGCGATTGCGTTGGCGCTTAGCTTTGTGCTTTATTTCCTTCGCCTGCCGGAGATCCGGGAGCAGGCGGGCGACGGACCGGTTACGGGAAGTCCCTACAAATGTCCCCACCTGCTCTACGGCGCCGTGGCGATCTTCGTCTACATGGGCGTTGAGGTCGGCATCCCGAGTTTCCTGCCCGACAGAATGCGGGCCTTGGGCATCGACTCGATCTCCTTTCTGGGAACCGAGTGGCGCGGGGCGGGCGTGCTGGCGATCTATTGGGGCGGATTGATGGTCGGACGCCTGTTCGGCGCCGTGATCCTGCGCCGGGTGAAGGTCCGTACGGCGATGGTCTTTTGTTCGTTGATGGCCATGACGCTGCTGGGTGTGTCGCTCTCGATCGGCGGGGCGCTGTCGATCGTGCTGATGCTGCTTTGCGGATTCTTCAACTCGATCATGTGGGGAAGCATCTTCAACCTTGCATCGGAGGATTTGGGCGAACATACCAAACGGGCTTCGGGCATCATCTGCACCTTCGCCATCGGCGGCGCAGTGCTGCCTCCGCTGATGGGCGCCCTGCAGCAGAGCTTCGGTGAACGGGCCCTGACCGTCGGAACCTCGGCCGCACTGTGCTGCCTGCTGTTGTTCTACCTCTACATCATTCTTTTCGCGGTCCGGCTTTCGGCGATCCGGAGACGGTAA
- a CDS encoding glycoside hydrolase family 127 protein — MKHTLLSLFLSLTVFVAAAQDASKTVVPDAVVPEARAFPLSDLRLLEGSPFKHAMDKDGAWLLSLEPDRLLNRFHKNAGLLPKGAIYGGWETMDISGHTLGHYLSACSRMYAASGDERFRERVAYTVGELAVCQQARGTGYVGAMPNEDRIWKEVSAGDIRTEGFDLNGSWVPWYTLHKLWAGLIDAYRYAGNEQAKTVAVGLTDWAVASFSHLSDEQFQVMLRSEFGGMNESLAEMYALTGNGAYLALARKFHHRAVLDPMKQGRDELNGKHANTQIPKIVGEARIYELTGDAEERRIAGFFWDRVVNHHSYANGGNSNHELFGFPDRLNDRLGAFTTETCNTYNMLKLTRHLFGWEAKAAYMDYYERALYNHILASQNPDDGMVCYCLPLGSGTEKIFSTPFDAFWCCVGTGLENHVKYAESVFFESVKDKGLFVNLFIPTLLDWKERGMEVRMETRFPAEPKITISFKGKAQRFPLHIRWPEWAAQGMKVRLNGREKAVDGVPGSYVTLNEKWSDRTTLTVEFPMSVHTVAMPDNPRRAAFFYGPVLLAAPLGEGEVQVYDIPCFVSENGSATDAVQPVPGEPLHFTARTTVDPQLPLVPFYGLHGRKHAVYFDLFTPQEWVVREQEYRTIIAAQQALEARTTDLFRIGEMQPERDHNLKSERSDAGNANGRAFRHAFDGWFSFEVKVDPRQPMQMICEFWGADRDKRNFDILIDGTLLRTVSLTGEHGPRFFEAVYDLPSVLTQGRERITVCFRSHPGNYAGGLFGVRMVRKE, encoded by the coding sequence ATGAAACATACCCTGTTATCGCTTTTCCTGTCGCTGACGGTCTTTGTCGCGGCGGCGCAGGATGCGTCGAAGACGGTGGTCCCCGATGCCGTCGTACCCGAGGCGCGGGCGTTCCCGCTCTCCGACCTGAGGCTGTTGGAGGGGAGTCCGTTCAAACACGCCATGGACAAGGACGGCGCGTGGCTGCTCTCACTGGAGCCGGACCGCCTGCTGAACCGCTTTCACAAGAACGCCGGACTGCTGCCGAAAGGCGCCATCTACGGCGGCTGGGAGACGATGGACATCTCCGGGCATACGCTGGGGCACTATCTTTCGGCCTGTTCGCGGATGTATGCGGCCAGCGGCGACGAGCGGTTCCGTGAGCGCGTCGCTTATACCGTCGGCGAGTTGGCCGTGTGCCAGCAGGCGCGGGGAACAGGGTATGTCGGTGCGATGCCGAACGAGGACCGCATCTGGAAAGAGGTCTCCGCAGGGGACATTCGCACTGAGGGTTTCGACCTGAACGGGAGCTGGGTTCCTTGGTACACGCTGCATAAGCTGTGGGCCGGGCTTATCGACGCTTACCGCTATGCGGGTAACGAGCAGGCGAAAACCGTGGCTGTCGGCCTGACGGACTGGGCCGTCGCCAGTTTCAGCCACCTCTCCGACGAGCAGTTTCAGGTGATGCTCCGGAGCGAGTTCGGCGGGATGAACGAGTCGCTGGCCGAGATGTATGCCCTGACGGGCAACGGGGCTTATCTGGCTCTGGCCCGCAAATTCCACCACCGGGCTGTGCTCGACCCGATGAAGCAGGGGCGCGATGAACTGAACGGAAAGCACGCGAACACGCAGATTCCCAAGATCGTCGGCGAGGCCCGTATCTACGAGTTGACGGGCGATGCCGAAGAGCGGCGCATCGCCGGGTTCTTCTGGGACAGGGTGGTCAACCACCACAGTTATGCCAACGGCGGCAACAGCAACCATGAGCTTTTCGGGTTTCCCGACCGGCTGAACGACCGTCTGGGGGCCTTCACTACCGAGACCTGCAACACCTACAACATGCTGAAGCTCACCCGGCACTTGTTCGGCTGGGAGGCCAAGGCCGCCTACATGGACTATTACGAGCGGGCGCTCTACAACCACATTCTGGCGTCGCAGAATCCCGACGACGGCATGGTCTGCTACTGCCTGCCGCTGGGATCGGGGACCGAGAAGATTTTCAGCACTCCGTTCGACGCTTTCTGGTGCTGCGTGGGGACCGGGCTGGAGAATCATGTGAAATATGCCGAGAGTGTCTTTTTCGAGTCGGTGAAGGATAAGGGCCTTTTTGTGAACCTCTTCATCCCGACCCTCCTCGACTGGAAAGAGCGGGGGATGGAGGTGCGGATGGAGACCCGTTTCCCGGCCGAGCCGAAAATTACGATCTCCTTCAAAGGAAAGGCGCAGCGCTTCCCGCTGCATATCCGCTGGCCCGAATGGGCGGCGCAGGGGATGAAGGTCAGGCTGAACGGCCGGGAAAAGGCCGTCGACGGAGTTCCCGGTTCCTATGTCACGCTGAATGAAAAGTGGTCCGACCGCACGACCCTCACCGTCGAATTCCCGATGAGCGTCCATACTGTCGCCATGCCCGACAATCCCCGCCGCGCAGCCTTCTTTTACGGTCCCGTATTGTTGGCGGCGCCACTGGGTGAGGGGGAGGTGCAGGTCTATGACATTCCCTGCTTCGTGTCGGAGAACGGTTCCGCGACGGATGCCGTGCAGCCCGTTCCCGGAGAACCGCTGCATTTCACGGCCCGTACGACTGTCGATCCGCAGCTTCCGCTGGTGCCGTTCTACGGGCTCCACGGCCGCAAGCACGCCGTCTATTTCGACCTCTTCACCCCGCAGGAATGGGTGGTTCGCGAGCAGGAATACCGCACGATCATCGCGGCTCAGCAGGCGCTGGAAGCCCGGACCACCGACCTTTTTCGCATCGGCGAGATGCAGCCCGAACGGGATCACAACCTGAAATCGGAGCGCTCCGATGCCGGCAATGCCAACGGCCGTGCGTTCCGCCACGCCTTCGACGGCTGGTTCTCTTTCGAGGTGAAAGTCGATCCCCGGCAGCCGATGCAGATGATCTGCGAGTTCTGGGGCGCCGACCGCGACAAGCGGAATTTCGACATCCTGATCGACGGCACGCTGCTGAGGACCGTATCCCTCACGGGCGAACACGGACCCCGCTTTTTCGAGGCCGTTTACGACCTCCCGAGTGTCCTGACCCAAGGTCGGGAGCGGATCACGGTCTGCTTCCGTTCGCACCCCGGCAACTATGCCGGCGGCCTGTTCGGCGTCCGGATGGTGCGCAAAGAGTAA
- a CDS encoding uroporphyrinogen decarboxylase family protein, translating to MTDMKAWSREVMADPRRVAVPIMTHPGIELCGYTVRQAVTDGRIHAEAICKLNEAFPAAACTVIMDLTVEAEAFGAEVVFAENEVPNIVGRLVSDRASVEALQIPSLEAGRVPEYLKANRLAAGRITDKPIFGGCIGPFSLAGRLFDMSEMMMALYTEPDTIRLLLDKCSEFIMEYLRAMKATGVNGVIIAEPAAGLVSNEDCSAFSSAYIKKIVEELQDDRFMVVLHNCGNTGHCTAAMAETNAAGLHFGNKIDMVAALKECPAEALVMGNLDPVGVFKMASAEKVREETLALLRNTAEWPNYVLSTGCDVPPEVPMENIRAFYEALNEYNRQ from the coding sequence ATGACAGATATGAAAGCGTGGAGCCGTGAGGTGATGGCCGACCCCCGGCGGGTGGCCGTTCCCATCATGACGCATCCCGGAATCGAATTGTGCGGTTACACCGTGCGGCAGGCCGTGACCGACGGGCGGATACACGCCGAGGCCATCTGCAAACTGAACGAGGCGTTCCCCGCGGCGGCTTGTACCGTCATCATGGACCTGACGGTCGAAGCCGAGGCCTTCGGCGCGGAGGTGGTCTTTGCCGAGAACGAGGTTCCCAACATCGTGGGGCGACTGGTTTCCGACCGGGCTTCGGTCGAGGCGCTTCAAATCCCCTCGCTGGAGGCCGGGCGGGTGCCCGAGTACCTGAAAGCCAACCGGCTGGCTGCCGGACGCATCACCGACAAGCCGATCTTCGGCGGGTGTATCGGTCCCTTCTCGCTGGCGGGCCGGCTGTTCGACATGTCGGAGATGATGATGGCGCTCTACACGGAGCCCGATACGATCCGGCTGCTGCTGGACAAGTGCAGCGAGTTTATTATGGAATACCTCCGGGCGATGAAGGCGACGGGGGTGAATGGTGTCATCATCGCCGAGCCGGCCGCCGGGCTGGTTTCGAACGAGGATTGTTCGGCCTTCTCGTCGGCCTACATCAAAAAGATCGTCGAGGAATTGCAGGACGACCGGTTCATGGTGGTGCTGCACAACTGCGGGAATACCGGGCATTGCACGGCCGCGATGGCCGAGACGAATGCCGCCGGGCTCCATTTCGGCAACAAGATCGACATGGTCGCTGCGCTGAAGGAGTGTCCCGCGGAGGCGCTGGTCATGGGAAACCTCGATCCGGTCGGAGTCTTCAAGATGGCTTCGGCGGAGAAGGTCCGCGAGGAGACGCTGGCGCTGCTGCGCAATACGGCCGAATGGCCGAATTATGTGCTCTCCACGGGCTGCGACGTTCCGCCCGAGGTGCCGATGGAGAATATTCGGGCTTTCTACGAGGCGCTGAACGAGTATAACCGACAATAA
- a CDS encoding vitamin B12 dependent-methionine synthase activation domain-containing protein, which produces MLERGEAALDSLDVSDDEIYRTMGYRGSLPDAAVREVVREVRAEIAALCVPRYMFQVLEAELLPRRHVRAGGVEFAPGGIIGSYLPGMSHVCLFVATAGREYDAYLHRLKAEGDILKEFVADSVGSVVAEACVTLVGRRLDAECDLRRSLPYSPGYCGWNICEQQKLFSLFPDEPCGIVLSDSFLMSPVKSVSGFFGLGRELRPQPYHCEICTNQHCYKRKETNL; this is translated from the coding sequence ATGTTAGAGCGGGGTGAGGCGGCGCTGGATTCGCTGGATGTCTCCGACGACGAAATCTACCGGACAATGGGCTATCGGGGGAGTCTCCCCGATGCCGCCGTCCGGGAGGTCGTCCGCGAGGTCCGGGCCGAGATCGCCGCGCTGTGCGTTCCCCGGTATATGTTTCAGGTGCTGGAGGCCGAGCTGCTGCCGCGGCGGCACGTCCGCGCCGGAGGCGTGGAGTTCGCACCCGGGGGCATCATCGGCTCCTACCTGCCCGGCATGTCGCACGTCTGCCTGTTCGTGGCGACGGCGGGACGCGAGTACGACGCCTATCTGCACCGGCTGAAGGCCGAAGGCGATATCCTCAAGGAGTTCGTCGCCGATTCCGTCGGGAGCGTCGTTGCCGAAGCCTGCGTGACCCTCGTCGGACGGCGGCTGGATGCGGAGTGCGACCTGCGCCGCAGCCTGCCTTACAGCCCGGGCTACTGCGGATGGAACATCTGCGAGCAGCAGAAACTCTTCTCGCTCTTTCCGGACGAACCGTGCGGCATCGTGCTCTCGGATTCGTTCCTGATGTCGCCCGTGAAATCCGTCAGCGGGTTCTTCGGCCTCGGCCGGGAGCTGCGTCCGCAGCCTTACCACTGTGAAATATGCACGAACCAACATTGTTACAAACGAAAAGAGACAAACCTATGA
- a CDS encoding corrinoid protein, whose protein sequence is MAEYTDLKDMIVAGKLNEATALVNDAIASGADAQDIINNGLIKGMEEIGLRFENGSAFVPNLLLAARAMKGCLEILKPLLKAGTGATLGTLVIGTVKGDLHDIGKNLVASMLEGCGFEVINLGVDISDRQFVEAVKKYNPQIVCLSALLTTTMNYMKNVIDTLAAEGLRQQVKVIIGGAPVNEEFALQIGADGYSANANGAVVLAKRVLQAC, encoded by the coding sequence ATGGCAGAATACACGGATTTGAAAGATATGATCGTCGCCGGCAAGCTCAACGAAGCCACGGCGCTGGTCAACGACGCGATCGCCTCGGGGGCTGACGCGCAGGACATCATTAACAACGGTCTGATTAAAGGCATGGAGGAGATAGGCCTGCGCTTCGAGAACGGCTCGGCGTTCGTTCCCAACCTCCTGCTGGCCGCACGCGCCATGAAGGGGTGCCTCGAGATCCTGAAACCCCTGCTCAAGGCGGGAACGGGTGCGACACTCGGGACGCTGGTGATCGGCACGGTCAAGGGCGATTTGCACGACATCGGCAAGAACCTCGTGGCTTCGATGCTGGAGGGATGCGGATTCGAGGTCATCAACCTCGGTGTGGATATCTCTGACCGGCAGTTCGTCGAGGCGGTGAAGAAGTACAACCCACAGATCGTCTGCCTGTCGGCGCTGCTGACCACGACGATGAACTACATGAAGAATGTCATCGACACGCTGGCTGCCGAAGGGCTGCGCCAGCAGGTGAAGGTGATTATCGGCGGGGCTCCCGTCAACGAGGAGTTCGCCCTCCAGATCGGCGCCGACGGTTACAGTGCCAATGCCAACGGCGCCGTCGTGCTGGCGAAACGGGTGTTGCAGGCATGTTAG
- a CDS encoding uroporphyrinogen decarboxylase family protein yields the protein MMTQREVIKTVLDGKKPPYVPWSFKFTVEPLEQLRKYYGVEDLDPVLGNHILQLGSDIGFFEHLGGDLYQDVFKVVWDRSIDKDIGDVKGVVLPEPTLEGYTFPDPLDPRFFANIEPEIAAKPGMFRCFQIGFSLYERAWTLRGIENLLMDFIINPDFVNELLDAICDYNLAQVEKALEYDIDAVYFGDDWGQQKGLIMGYDLWKEFIYPRLQRMYGRVRAAGKYVMIHSCGDVDELFDDLVDAGLNCFNPFQPEVMDVYDILPRYRGRLAFHGGLSMQKVLPFGTREEVVAESERLLELGREGGYIFSPSHSVEGDTPFENILAFIEVAQKQLK from the coding sequence ATGATGACACAACGGGAAGTCATAAAGACGGTGCTGGACGGTAAGAAACCGCCCTATGTGCCTTGGTCGTTCAAATTTACGGTGGAGCCGCTGGAGCAGCTCCGGAAATACTACGGCGTGGAGGACCTCGATCCGGTGCTGGGCAACCATATCCTGCAGTTGGGCAGCGATATCGGGTTTTTCGAACACCTCGGGGGCGATCTCTATCAGGATGTTTTCAAGGTGGTCTGGGACCGCAGTATCGACAAGGACATCGGCGACGTGAAGGGCGTCGTGTTGCCCGAGCCCACGCTGGAGGGGTATACCTTCCCCGACCCGCTCGATCCCCGGTTCTTCGCCAACATCGAGCCGGAGATCGCGGCCAAGCCCGGGATGTTCCGCTGTTTCCAGATCGGGTTCTCGCTCTACGAGCGGGCTTGGACCCTGCGAGGCATTGAGAACCTGCTGATGGACTTCATCATCAATCCCGATTTCGTGAACGAGTTGTTGGACGCCATCTGCGACTATAATCTCGCGCAGGTGGAAAAGGCCCTCGAATACGACATCGACGCCGTCTATTTCGGCGACGACTGGGGGCAGCAGAAGGGACTCATCATGGGGTACGACCTCTGGAAAGAGTTCATCTATCCCCGCTTGCAGCGGATGTACGGTCGGGTTCGCGCCGCCGGGAAATATGTGATGATCCATAGCTGCGGCGACGTGGACGAGCTGTTCGACGATTTGGTCGACGCCGGGCTGAACTGCTTCAACCCGTTCCAGCCGGAGGTGATGGACGTCTACGACATCCTGCCCCGTTACCGCGGGCGACTGGCTTTCCACGGCGGGCTCTCCATGCAGAAGGTTCTCCCGTTCGGAACGCGCGAAGAGGTCGTCGCCGAGTCGGAACGCCTGCTGGAACTGGGCCGCGAGGGCGGTTACATTTTCTCGCCCTCGCACTCGGTCGAGGGGGATACCCCTTTCGAGAACATCCTCGCATTTATCGAGGTGGCACAAAAACAACTTAAATAA
- a CDS encoding DUF3823 domain-containing protein — MKKILIIGLALAAFGFTSCEYDNYEAPSLVISGNMVYEGENLPFDGNPARTVLRVVQSGFGKVDAGTAIQVAADGSFTQLLFGGKYSLTPYNNPYPFVFPDYPYMGESEGYPTTDIDLQTNLRMDIEVIPYYVLSEFKAWYEDGQIKMSCQIATVNDEGGLVTDANRPALAKVRGYVSTSRIVNSATTCTKTWSGWLPNYQGESTMDIPVKDYQTGYTNNYRSYAYCRMAIELGNIPDYYLFTPVVKVEGLPVKEWNN; from the coding sequence ATGAAAAAGATATTAATCATCGGTTTGGCGTTGGCCGCCTTCGGTTTTACTTCCTGCGAGTATGACAACTACGAGGCTCCTTCGCTCGTCATCAGCGGAAACATGGTTTACGAAGGCGAGAACCTGCCGTTCGACGGCAATCCCGCCCGCACCGTGCTCCGCGTCGTGCAGTCGGGTTTCGGCAAGGTTGATGCCGGAACGGCCATCCAGGTCGCAGCCGACGGCTCTTTCACCCAGTTGTTGTTCGGCGGCAAGTATTCGCTGACGCCTTACAACAACCCCTATCCTTTCGTCTTCCCGGATTACCCCTACATGGGGGAGAGCGAGGGTTATCCCACGACCGATATAGATCTGCAGACCAATCTCAGAATGGATATCGAGGTTATTCCCTACTATGTACTCAGCGAGTTCAAGGCGTGGTACGAGGACGGGCAGATCAAGATGAGCTGCCAGATCGCTACGGTCAACGACGAGGGCGGACTGGTGACCGACGCCAACCGGCCGGCCCTTGCCAAGGTCCGCGGTTATGTGAGCACCTCGCGGATTGTGAACAGCGCCACGACCTGCACGAAGACTTGGAGCGGCTGGCTGCCCAACTATCAGGGCGAGTCGACGATGGATATTCCGGTGAAGGATTACCAGACCGGCTATACGAACAATTACCGCAGCTATGCCTACTGCCGCATGGCCATCGAGTTGGGCAACATCCCCGATTACTACCTGTTTACGCCGGTGGTCAAGGTGGAGGGGCTTCCGGTAAAGGAGTGGAACAACTAA